CGGTCGAGCAGGCCTGCCACGGTGGGCGTGTCGAAGGACACGCCCAGTACGGCAGCGGCGCGTAACAACTCCTCGATATCGCGACCGCCGCGGCGCACTCTGTCCACCACTGCCGCTTCGAGGGAGTCGGGAATGCCACTGTCACCCGCGGCCAGCGCCCGCAGGATCTCCACGACGTAGAACGCATGCCCGTTGGTACGCCGGTGGATCTCCGCGGCCTGACCGGCGAGGCCGGCTTCACTCGCGAGGCTCGCCACCGCATCAGGTGTGAGCGGTTCGACGTCGATGCGTTCCGCGACCGCGCCGAGCGGCGGCAGAACCGCGTCTGCCTCTTCCACCCGCACCGTGGCGACGACGAGGACGCGGCTGCGCGGCGTGTGGCGTGCAAGGTAGTGGAGCAGCTCGATCGTGGAGCGCCCCGCGTTCTGCAGATCGTCCAAGCTGACCAGCAGCGGTCCGCGGTCGGCCAGCCCGCGCACCATCGCGGCCACGGCTTCGAATGCGCGGCGGCGTTCAACATCGGCGTTGTCCTGATGCGCCGGCGGCGGCCCCAGCACGACCGCCGCATCGGGGATCAGCCGTGACAGCGCCGGCGCGTGGTTGGCGCTGAGCTCGAGCAACCGCGCGGGCGGCATGGCGCGGATGGCCGCGCCGAGCGCCTCGACGAACGGCTGGAGGAACAACGAGCTCTCGGTTGCGTAGCAGCGAGCAGCAAGGACGGTGCCGCCGGTACTTGCCGCGATTCGCGCGAGCTCGTCGACCAGGCTGGTCTTGCCGATACCGGCCTCGCCGACGACCAGGACCAGCTTCGGAGTTCCGGCGGCGGCGACGTTCCAGTCCGCACGGAGCCGGCGCAGCGGCGCCGCCCGGCCGACCAGACCCAGGGTCTCACTCGGCGACCACTCGGGCAGCCGCGATGCACTCGGCGGCGCTGCAGCACTCGAGACCGCCTGCCCCTCGTCGGCGGCCTGCAGTGCGGCCAAGTGCAGCTCACGCGTCTCGCCGGACGGATCGGAGCCGAGCTCGGTGGCGAGCAGCTCGCGCAGCTCGGCGTACGTCGCCAGCGCCCGGCCGCCCTCTCCGGTCGACAGGTAGCCCCGCATCAGGGATCGCCGTGCGCGCTCGTCGTAAGGGTCGGCTTCGACCGCCTCGCGGGCGACCATGATCGCCAGGTCATGCTCGCCGGTCGCGAGCGCGGCGTCGGCCAGCGTCTGCCGGGCGCGGCCGGCGAGTGCGTGCAGCTGGACGCGCGCGGGCTCCGCCCACTCCGCATCGGCTTCGTCCGCAAGCGCCTGTCCCGCCTGCAAGAGGTCCCGCGCGCGGGTCGCTGCAGCCGCCGCAAGCCCCGGCTCGTCGCTCGCCAGCCGCCGGGCCGACTCCTCCACCCAGTGCGCCGCATCATCCAGATCCACGCGCACCGCGGGCGCACCGCCGAGCCGGTAGCCGTCCCGCCCGCCCTCGATCACGTCGGCGCCCAGGGTCCGGCGCAACCGGCTCACCAGCGTGGCGACACTGGCCTGCGGCTGGGCCGGCGGCCGGCCGGCCCACACAACCTCCACGATCCGGTCGACGGTCACCACGCGGTCTCGGTCGACGGCTAGCAGCTTGAGCAGCGCTCGGGCCTTGCGGCTGCCGAGGTCGATCTGGCCGAGCGGCTCGCCGTCGCGCGTGATCGCGAAGCTGCCAACCAGCCGTACGCCGAGCATGAGCACAAGTGTCCGTCGTGCGGGGGCGACGGGAAAGCCCGCAGAGCTGCTGCGGGTCGGGCCGGCGTGCGGTCTAGTACGGGATCTGCAGGTCGGCGACGATCGGGTTGTGGTCCGAGGGGATCACACCTTTGAACTCGCCGTGGGTGAGGTCGATGACCAGTTTCCAGGACTGCACCGCGATGCCGGGGCTGGCGAACACGTAGTCGATGTGGTAGCCGAACGCCGGCGGCTTGCGGAAGTAGCCGTTCGAGCTGTTGTACTTCGCGTTCGTCCGGCTCTGCGCGACGTCGAACGCGTCGTCGATGTGGTCCGCGCGCATGACCTCACTCGGGCCGTCGAACGTGTGGTACTTGTCGGTGTCGCTGTTGAAGTCGCCGGCGTACACGATCGGCAGGCCGAGGTCGGCGTCGTAGGCCTCCGCCTGCGCGACCATGCTCTCGGTCTCGGCCTTGCGGTTCTCGTCGTAGGAGCGGCCGGTGCCCACCTCGAGGTGCGGGGCAACCATCAGGAACTGCGCGCCGGTGCTCGTGTTCTGCAGCACCTGGTAGGCCGCCCAGCGGTCGTTGCCGATGGCCCAGTGGTTGCCGTCGCCGACTGCCTGCATGGTCGAGTTCTTGTAGAGGATGTAGACGCCGGTTCTGAAGTAGCCCTTCTGGGTCGGCGGGACCTCGGTGTACGCGAGGGAGTACTCGCCGCCGAGGTGCTGGACGAGCGAGTCGACCTGACGCGGACCCTTGACGCCGTCCACCCAGGCCGCCGCCTCCTGGATGCTGATCACGTCAGGGTTGACCTGCTTGATCAGCTTCACGACGCCGTTGACGCGCTCGGACCACGGGGCGACGTGACCGCTGCCTTCCTTGCGTCCGTCGTAGTACGCCTCGATCAGGTTGTACGTCATGACGCTGACCGGCGCCTGCGATCCCGTGACCGTCATCGGGATCGGGCTGGTGGGCGTCGACGGGGTCGTGCCGTTGAGCGCACGGACGGTGAAGTAGTAGGCACCCGGCGTCAAGCCGTACGGCGTGAACAGCGTGTCCGTGCCGACCGTCGTGAAGACGGTCGGGTCGGTCATCGACGTGGTCGTGGCGGCCTGGATCTCGTAGCCGGTCGCCGGCCCGCTCTGCCAGGTCAGCGAGTTCGCCGCACCGTTCGTCGAGACCGCGATCTCGTTCGGGGTTGCGGGGCGCAGGCCGACCGAACCGATCAGTGGCGACCAACGATGGTGGGAACCGTTGATTGCCTCGAGCCGGTAGTAATACGGCTGCGCCGCGTAGGGCAGGCCGTGCAC
This genomic stretch from Mycobacteriales bacterium harbors:
- a CDS encoding AAA family ATPase gives rise to the protein MLGVRLVGSFAITRDGEPLGQIDLGSRKARALLKLLAVDRDRVVTVDRIVEVVWAGRPPAQPQASVATLVSRLRRTLGADVIEGGRDGYRLGGAPAVRVDLDDAAHWVEESARRLASDEPGLAAAAATRARDLLQAGQALADEADAEWAEPARVQLHALAGRARQTLADAALATGEHDLAIMVAREAVEADPYDERARRSLMRGYLSTGEGGRALATYAELRELLATELGSDPSGETRELHLAALQAADEGQAVSSAAAPPSASRLPEWSPSETLGLVGRAAPLRRLRADWNVAAAGTPKLVLVVGEAGIGKTSLVDELARIAASTGGTVLAARCYATESSLFLQPFVEALGAAIRAMPPARLLELSANHAPALSRLIPDAAVVLGPPPAHQDNADVERRRAFEAVAAMVRGLADRGPLLVSLDDLQNAGRSTIELLHYLARHTPRSRVLVVATVRVEEADAVLPPLGAVAERIDVEPLTPDAVASLASEAGLAGQAAEIHRRTNGHAFYVVEILRALAAGDSGIPDSLEAAVVDRVRRGGRDIEELLRAAAVLGVSFDTPTVAGLLDRPLSAVLSDCEAALDARLLTVAGRDWEFANDLIRDVLYATTPEPVRDAYHRRAADLLTARPEAVASHASAVADWSRAARAWLVTAEEALRRGAAADAIALLDRCLDAAGAAGELDVTARARLSRAKALAAEADFAAAITDIEEAVRIAREVGDQRLEAVALRALGGEVPTALGRPVPECLGHLERGLRLAAGLSDRVMEADLRAWMAVLAANDLRFADSVEHGMLAVAAGRASGDDEALAAALDGRKTSLAYIGEVEELSDVLAELEPILRRRGDVLRLSWTVFESAFPAVAAADWDTARARIEAALEITERGGLPAYAAWHLAHLGWLSRLIGDEQSALELGRTAMERARDAPHVWVLASSGALLGATLLEAGAVESAIEVLEVAQAAAQQDGAAAYLLRASAPLAEATGSRLVLEQADTLIRRVTAPPGSAFLAGDACYLAVARAWLDHEEPQRARDVLTPLLAAAERVPWVATVAEASLVAGRAAARLGRVKEAGQLLQRARDLGERHGLPRVVDRATTELGAVAG
- a CDS encoding endonuclease/exonuclease/phosphatase family protein; the protein is MTTPRGIHVVNISSSSFTVALKPTTGASHYRVYASTTKSDLNVLRVKSAHRSALASNPVVTVHGLPYAAQPYYYRLEAINGSHHRWSPLIGSVGLRPATPNEIAVSTNGAANSLTWQSGPATGYEIQAATTTSMTDPTVFTTVGTDTLFTPYGLTPGAYYFTVRALNGTTPSTPTSPIPMTVTGSQAPVSVMTYNLIEAYYDGRKEGSGHVAPWSERVNGVVKLIKQVNPDVISIQEAAAWVDGVKGPRQVDSLVQHLGGEYSLAYTEVPPTQKGYFRTGVYILYKNSTMQAVGDGNHWAIGNDRWAAYQVLQNTSTGAQFLMVAPHLEVGTGRSYDENRKAETESMVAQAEAYDADLGLPIVYAGDFNSDTDKYHTFDGPSEVMRADHIDDAFDVAQSRTNAKYNSSNGYFRKPPAFGYHIDYVFASPGIAVQSWKLVIDLTHGEFKGVIPSDHNPIVADLQIPY